A region of Salvelinus alpinus chromosome 6, SLU_Salpinus.1, whole genome shotgun sequence DNA encodes the following proteins:
- the LOC139577976 gene encoding uncharacterized protein, producing the protein MPELDNNPTPSAHRGTNTYLELHLSTQPQLYTPAPALYPSPNSIPLPQLYSPAPSLYPAPALYPSPSSIPQPQLYTPAPTLYPSLNSIPSPISLPSPSSIPQPQLYTPAPTLYPSPNSIPQPQLSTQPQPITPAPTLYPSPNSIPQPQLYTQPHLSTQPQLYTPAPTLYPSPNSIPQPQLYTPAPALYLSPNSIPQHQLYTPTPSLYPSPNSIPSPSSLPSPSSLPSPSSIPILSSIPSPSSLPSPSSLYPSPNSVVIKPTILALQVSICTN; encoded by the exons CTCCatctctctacccagccccagctctataccccagccccagctctataccccagccccaactCTATACCCCTGCCCCAACTCTATTCCCCAGCTCCatctctctacccagccccagctctataccccagccccagctctataccccagccccaactctataccccagccccaactCTATACCCCAGCCTCAACTCTATACCCAGCCCCATCTCTCTGCCCAGCCCCAgctctataccccagccccaactctataccccagccccaactTTATACCCCAGCCCCAACTCTATACCCCAGCCTCaactctctacccagccccagcccattaCCCCAGCCCCAactctataccccagccccaactCTATACCCCAGCCTCAACTCTATACCCAGCCCCatctctctacccagccccagctctataccccagccccaactctataccccagccccaactctataccccagccccaactctataccccagccccagctctataCCTCAGCCCCAACTCTATACCTCAGCACCAACTCTATACCCCAACCCCAagtctataccccagccccaactctattcccagccccagctctctacccagccccagctctctacccagccccagctctataCCCATCCTCAGCTCtatacccagccccagctctctacccagccccagct ctctataccccagccccaataGCGTTGtcatcaaacccactatcctggcattaCAAGTGTCAATctgtaccaactga